From Triticum aestivum cultivar Chinese Spring chromosome 4A, IWGSC CS RefSeq v2.1, whole genome shotgun sequence, a single genomic window includes:
- the LOC123086973 gene encoding zinc finger BED domain-containing protein RICESLEEPER 2 produces MARRQPHARASSAAHGRGPRAHKSPSIPRFSVSPRPDEIFRLAPLVRARSLSSPVAARPPPEEKGGSRVCSAFVLLGPSPNPAPPASSWISARRPPSASAFGFHQIIFHRMGEPNGNENAMVHESEMVVDDEMIHGNEMVHSGEMIHEHDMVQGNEMVHGDEMVEGSGMVHDDEMIHGNEMIQVSDMIHGHEMVQVNDMVNGDEMAHGHELVSAEVTPPTISRRRRKKSLVWEHFTIEPVPGERGCQRACCNLCKATFAYSSGTKIAGTSHLKRHITLGSCPMIKSQERKLAMSSIGGVTDNDGEGTVERPSKRRYRYTGFANTTFDQDRSSSHLAKLIILHDYPLHVVQQPAFTAFTDSLQPRFRVADVETMEAEVYGVYQKEKNNLMQALNTMPGRISLTIGLWTTSQTLGYVSIAGQFIDTDWKVHRRMLNFMMVSSPHSENALGEAISSSLTDWNMKDKLFTVTLDNDCSSHDIYSANLRDHLSNKNNLMLKGQLFVVRCYANILNAVAHDVIASIHGVIYSIRESIKFIKASSAREQRFAEIALQLEIPSTKTLCLDVTIQWNTTYLMLIAALDYRQAFTTLETCDGNYNESPSAEDWKKLEAACNYLKFLYDSAHSIMAAANPTSNLFFHEAWKLQLELSNAITHEDPVFSSIAKEMHERFDKYWKDCNLVLAIGVVMDPRFKMKLVEFSYSKIYGVEAAKYVKVVDDALHDLYKDYVAQPLPLTPAYGAPGEVNKNGPAHANNNTVTPPSTGDGLLDFDMYLSEIAISQPSKSELEQYLEEALTPRIQDFEIVDWWKLNTLKFPTLAKMARDILAIPMSMVSSGCSIFAAATTGSRMLDDYRSSLRPEIVEALFCSKDWLQYSPPPPAEAQGSVAVKME; encoded by the exons ATGGCCCGCCGGCAGCCTCACGCCCGCGCCAGCTCGGCAGCCCATGGCCGTGGGCCGCGAGCCCATAAATCCCCGTCCATCCCCCGCTTCTCCGTTTCCCCCAGACCCGACGAAATTTTCCGCCTCGCCCCGCTGGTCCGTGCTCGGTCCCTCTCCTCCCCCGTGGCCGCCCGCCCGCCCCCAGAAGAAAAAGGCGGATCTAGGGTTTGCTCGGCCTTCGTTCTTCTTGGGCCGAGCCCCAATCCCGCACCGCCCGCCTCGAGTTGGATCTCCGCCCGCCGGCCCCCCTCCGCCTCC GCTTTTGGGTTCCATCAGATAATCTTTCATAGGATGGGCGAACCAAATGGCAATGAAAATGCTATGGTGCATGAGAGTGAAATGGTTGTTGATGATGAGATGATCCATGGCAATGAAATGGTTCACAGTGGCGAGATGATCCATGAGCATGATATGGTTCAAGGGAATGAGATGGTTCATGGTGACGAGATGGTGGAAGGGAGTGGGATGGTCCATGATGATGAGATGATCCATGGTAATGAGATGATTCAAGTTAGTGACATGATCCATGGTCATGAGATGGTTCAAGTGAATGACATGGTCAATGGTGATGAGATGGCCCATGGTCACGAATTGGTCAGTGCTGAGGTGACCCCACCAACCATATCAAGACGCCGGAGAAAGAAGTCATTAGTATGGGAGCACTTTACTATTGAACCTGTTCCTGGGGAGAGGGGATGCCAACGTGCATGCTGCAACCTATGCAAGGCAACCTTTGCATACAGTTCTGGCACAAAGATAGCAGGTACTAGCCATCTCAAGAGGCACATCACGCTTGGCTCTTGCCCTATGATAAAAAGCCAAGAGAGGAAGCTGGCAATGAGTTCAATTGGAGGAGTGACTGACAACGATGGTGAGGGTACCGTAGAACGTCCTTCTAAGAGGCGTTACAGATATACTGGCTTTGCAAATACTACATTTGATCAAGACCGTAGCAGCTCACATCTGGCGAAGCTTATCATTTTGCATGACTACCCACTTCATGTTGTTCAACAGCCAGCCTTCACTGCTTTTACTGATAGCCTGCAGCCTCGTTTCAGGGTTGCGGATGTTGAAACAATGGAGGCAGAGGTGTATGGTGTTTACCAGAAAGAGAAAAACAACCTAATGCAAGCATTGAACACTATGCCTGGAAGGATTAGCCTCACCATAGGATTGTGGACAACTAGTCAGACTCTTGGCTATGTTTCTATAGCTGGGCAGTTCATTGACACGGATTGGAAAGTGCATCGAAGAATGCTTAACTTCATGATGGTGTCTTCTCCTCATTCGGAGAATGCACTTGGTGAAGCTATTAGCTCAAGCCTTACCGACTGGAACATGAAGGACAAGCTATTCACCGTCACATTGGATAATGATTGCTCATCACATGATATCTACAGTGCAAATCTGAGAGATCATCTCTCCAATAAGAACAACCTGATGCTTAAGGGCCAGCTGTTTGTTGTGAGGTGCTATGCCAATATCCTCAATGCAGTTGCACATGATGTCATTGCTTCAATCCATGGTGTGATCTACAGTATCCGTGAAAGTATAAAGTTCATAAAAGCTTCTTCTGCCCGTGAGCAGAGGTTTGCTGAGATTGCTCTGCAGCTGGAGATTCCCAGCACTAAGACCCTGTGCCTTGATGTTACAATACAGTGGAATACCACTTACCTTATGCTGATTGCTGCCTTGGATTATAGGCAGGCATTCACCACATTGGAGACATGTGATGGTAACTACAACGAGTCACCTTCTGCAGAAGACTGGAAGAAGTTGGAAGCTGCCTGCAATTATTTGAAATTTCTGTATGATTCTGCACATAGCATCATGGCTGCGGCAAATCCAACTTCTAACTTATTTTTCCATGAGGCGTGGAAACTTCAGCTGGAACTGTCAAATGCCATAACCCATGAAGATCCAGTTTTCAGTAGCATCGCCAAAGAAATGCATGAGAGGTTTGACAAGTACTGGAAGGATTGCAACCTTGTTCTAGCCATTGGTGTTGTCATGGACCCTCGTTTCAAGATGAAACTTGTTGAATTCAGTTATTCTAAAATCTATGGTGTGGAGGCAGCAAAGTACGTTAAGGTGGTGGATGATGCTCTTCATGACCTTTACAAGGATTATGTTGCACAGCCCCTGCCCCTGACGCCAGCctatggcgcaccaggggaagtTAATAAGAATGGGCCTGCCCATGCGAATAACAACACAGTAACTCCACCTTCTACTGGGGATGGACTTCTTGACTTTGACATGTATCTTTCAGAGATAGCAATAAGTCAGCCCTCCAAGTCCGAGCTGGAGCAGTACCTGGAAGAAGCCCTGACGCCCCGCATCCAAGACTTTGAAATCGTGGACTGGTGGAAGCTCAACACCCTGAAGTTTCCAACACTGGCGAAGATGGCCCGTGATATCTTGGCCATCCCCATGTCCATGGTGAGCAGCGGCTGCTCCATATTTGCCGCGGCAACAACAGGAAGCCGGATGCTCGATGACTACAGAAGCTCGCTGCGCCCTGAAATCGTGGAGGCACTTTTCTGCTCCAAAGACTGGCTTCAGTattctccgccgcctcctgcagaagctcagggttctgtAGCGGTGAAGATGGAGTGA